A genome region from Populus alba chromosome 5, ASM523922v2, whole genome shotgun sequence includes the following:
- the LOC118029270 gene encoding PH, RCC1 and FYVE domains-containing protein 1: MADLVSYGNAERDIEQALIALKKGSQLLKYGRKGKPKFCPFRLSNDETTLIWISSSGERSLKLASISKIIPGQRTAVFQRYLRPEKDYLSFSLIYNNGKRSLDLICKDKVEAEVWIAGLKALISSSQGGRSKIDGWSDGGLYLDDGRDLTSNSASDSSVSISRDISSPEISVSLNPNTSPKNFWPESSLHSDRSHVASENTNMQVKGSGSDAFRVSVSSAPSTSSHGSAPDDCDALGDVYIWGEVLCSVKVGADKNTSYLSTRADVLLPRPLESNVVLDVHHIACGVRHAAMVTRQGEVFTWGEESGGRLGHGVGKDVIQPCLVESLAATTVDFVACGEFHSCAVTMAGELYTWGDGTHNAGLLGHGTDVSHWIPKRISGPLEGLQVASVTCGPWHTALVTSMGQLFTFGDGTFGVLGHGNRENVAYPREVESLAGLRTIAVACGVWHTAAVVEVIVTQSSSSASSGKLFTWGDGDKNRLGHGDKEPRLEPTCVPALIDYNFHKIACGHSLTVGLTTSGRVFTMGSTVYGQLGNPYADGKVPCLVEDKLYGESVEEIACGAYHVAALTSRNEVYTWGKGANGRLGHGDGEDRKTPTIVEALKDRHVKYIACGANYSAAICFHKWVSGSEQSQCSSCRQAFGFTRKRHNCYNCGLVHCHSCSSRKATRAALAPNPSKPYRVCDSCFVKLNKMSEPSNTNRRNAGPRLSGENKDRLDKADLRLSKSTPPSNLDLIKQLDSKAAKQGKKADTFSLVRSSQAPSLLQLKDVVLSSAIDLRPKISKPVLMPSGVSSRSVSPFSRRPSPPRSATPVPTMSGLSFTKSIADSLKKTNELLNQEALKLRTQVESLRQRCEFQELELQKSAKKIQEAMAVAAEESAKSKAAKEVIKSLTAQLKDMAERLPPGVYDTESMKLSYLPNGLEANGIHYPDTNGGRHSRSDSIRGTSLASPTRSDSTSINGTLSIAQSFRDSPGTNGRDDHLAARLSNGGGGVQPSGNSMSEAIDGKEPWSPQDGDNGMKSRDSSLVANGNQVEAEWIEQYEPGVYITLVALRDGTRDLKRVRFSRRRFGEHQAETWWLENREKVYEKYNVKGSDKSSVAGQAARRSEGGMSSSSIP; encoded by the exons ATGGCAGATCTTGTTAGCTACGGTAATGCCGAACGTGACATCGAGCAG GCATTAATTGCTTTGAAGAAGGGCTCTCAACTTTTGAAATATGGTCGTAAGGGAAAGCCAAAGTTTTGTCCGTTTAGACTTTCTAAT GATGAAACAACTTTGATCTGGATTTCAAGTAGCGGTGAAAGAAGTTTGAAGTTAGCCTCAATCTCTAAAATTATTCCAGGAcaaagaact GCTGTTTTCCAAAGATATCTTCGCCCTGAAAAGGACTATTTATCATTTTCTCTTATATACAACAACGGGAAGCGGTCCCTCGATCTG ATTTGCAAGGACAAAGTTGAGGCGGAGGTGTGGATTGCAGGCTTAAAGGCATTAATATCCTCTAGTCAAGGTGGGCGCTCCAAAATTGATGGATGGAGTGATGGAGGCCTCTACCTTGAT GATGGCAGAGATTTAACATCAAATAGTGCTAGTGACAGTTCTGTTAGTATTTCACGTGATATTAGCTCTCCAGAGATTTCTGTCAGTTTGAACCCAAATACTTCTCCGAAGAATTTTTGGCCTGAGAGTTCTCTGCATTCTGATCGGTCACATGTAGCATCAGAAAACACAAATATGCAAGTCAAAGGATCTGGTTCAGATGCTTTTAGAGTTAGTGTTTCCAGTGCTCCCAGCACTTCCAGTCATGGTTCTGCACCTGATGATTGTGATGCTTTAGGCGATGTATACATATGGGGTGAGGTCTTATGTTCTGTTAAGGTTGGGGCTGATAAGAACACCAGTTATTTAAGCACTAGAGCTGATGTGCTTCTTCCCAGGCCTTTAGAATCTAATGTAGTTTTAGATGTACATCATATAGCCTGTGGAGTCAGACATGCTGCCATGGTCACAAGGCAGGGTGAAGTTTTTACATGGGGTGAAGAATCTGGTGGAAGGCTTGGCCATGGTGTTGGGAAAGATGTTATTCAACCTTGCTTGGTTGAATCTTTGGCAGCGACTACTGTTGACTTTGTAGCATGTGGAGAATTCCATTCTTGTGCTGTTACAATGGCTGGGGAACTCTATACATGGGGAGATGGGACGCACAATGCTGGGCTTCTTGGTCATGGCACTGATGTCAGTCACTGGATACCCAAGAGAATCTCTGGTCCTCTTGAGGGTCTTCAAGTTGCTTCTGTAACATGTGGTCCATGGCATACAGCCTTGGTGACATCAATGGGGCAGCTTTTTACATTTGGTGATGGAACATTTGGTGTCTTAGGCCATGGCAATAGAGAAAATGTTGCATATCCTAGAGAAGTAGAATCACTCGCTGGGTTGAGGACAATCGCTGTTGCTTGTGGAGTGTGGCATACTGCTGCTGTAGTGGAGGTTATTGTCACTCAATCAAGTTCCAGTGCTTCGTCTGGAAAATTGTTTACCTGGGGTGACGGAGACAAAAATCGTCTTGGACATGGTGACAAAGAACCTCGACTTGAACCCACATGCGTGCCAGCATTGATTGATTACAATTTTCACAAAATTGCTTGTGGACATAGTTTAACTGTTGGCTTGACCACGTCAGGACGTGTTTTCACAATGGGCAGTACTGTTTATGGTCAGCTTGGGAATCCTTATGCTGATGGGAAGGTGCCTTGCTTGGTAGAAGATAAACTTTATGGAGAATCTGTTGAAGAAATTGCCTGTGGTGCATATCATGTAGCAGCTTTGACATCCAGGAACGAGGTTTATACCTGGGGAAAGGGTGCCAATGGCAGGTTGGGCCATGGAGATGGTGAAGATCGAAAAACACCTACTATAGTTGAAGCTTTGAAGGATAGACATGTGAAATATATTGCATGCGGTGCGAACTATTCTGCAGCTATATGCTTCCATAAATGGGTATCCGGTTCTGAGCAGTCCCAGTGTTCGTCCTGCAGACAGGCTTTTGGATTTACTCGGAAAAGACATAACTGCTACAATTGTGGACTTGTTCACTGCCATTCATGCAGTTCCAGAAAAGCAACAAGAGCAGCCTTAGCTCCTAACCCCAGCAAACCATATCGTGTGTGTGATTCCTGTTTTGTCAAACTAAATAAGATGTCAGAACCTAGTAACACTAACAGGAGAAATGCTGGACCTCGCCTTTCCGGTGAAAACAAAGACAGGTTGGACAAGGCTGATTTAAGGTTGTCGAAGTCTACACCGCCTTCAAACCTGGATTTGATTAAGCAACTAGATAGCAAAGCAGCCaaacaaggaaagaaagctGATACATTTTCTCTTGTTCGGTCATCTCAAGCACCTTCTTTGTTACAGCTGAAAGATGTTGTTTTGTCCAGTGCTATTGATCTGCGACCGAAGATTTCCAAACCTGTTCTTATGCCATCCGGAGTAAGTTCCAGGTCTGTGTCACCTTTTTCAAGGAGACCTAGCCCTCCACGTTCTGCAACACCTGTTCCAACGATGTCAGGACTTTCCTTCACCAAAAGTATAGCTGATAGTctgaagaaaacaaatgaacTTTTGAATCAAGAAGCACTTAAGTTGCGTACACAG GTTGAGAGCCTGAGACAGAGATGTGAATTCCAAGAATTAGAACTTCAGAAATCTGCAAAGAAGATACAAGAAGCTATGGCAGTAGCTGCTGAAGAGTCAGCTAAGTCTAAAGCTGCAAAAGAAGTTATAAAATCACTTACTGCACAG CTCAAGGATATGGCTGAGAGGCTGCCGCCTGGGGTCTATGATACTGAGAGCATGAAACTGTCTTACCTACCAAATGGTTTGGAGGCAAATGGCATTCATTATCCTGATACAAATGGAGGGCGGCATTCAAGATCCGATTCTATAAGAGGAACTTCTTTGGCTTCCCCGACAAGAAGCGACTCCACTTCAATAAATGGAACTCTAAGTATCGCTCAATCATTCCGGGATTCACCTGGAACCAATGGGAGGGATGACCATCTGGCTGCTAGACTGTCCAATGGTGGTGGAGGGGTTCAGCCAAGTGGTAATAGTATGTCAGAGGCAATTGATGGGAAGGAACCTTGGTCCCCTCAAGATGGTGATAATGGTATGAAATCTAGGGATTCATCATTGGTTGCTAATGGGAATCAAGTTGAGGCTGAGTGGATTGAACAGTATGAGCCGGGAGTGTATATTACTCTTGTTGCCCTGCGTGATGGAACTAGAGATCTCAAACGAGTGCGCTTCAG TCGGAGAAGATTTGGGGAGCACCAAGCAGAAACTTGGTGGTTGGAGAATCGTGAAAAAGTGTATGAGAAGTACAATGTTAAAGGTTCAGACAAATCATCGGTTGCTGGCCAGGCAGCACGTAGATCAGAGGGAGGCATGTCCTCGTCTTCTATACCTTAG
- the LOC118029191 gene encoding protein MITOFERRINLIKE 1, chloroplastic, whose protein sequence is MEANLCASLGLPSPNSQNHHNPAIQTDFTNLFTQFSSLILIKNPEKPTKTRNKTTLPFASNSLNSQIFTPKSPKWLQSTSRNSPKVQSLMKNLSVFERALIGAGGGGIAGAFTYVCLHPLDTIKTKLQTKGASQIYKNTLDAVVKTFQDKGILGFYSGVSAVIVGSTASSAVYFGTCEFGKSILSKFEKYPSVLIPPTAGAMGNIVSSAIMVPKELITQQMQAGAKGRSWEVLLRILEKDGILGLYAGYSATLLRNLPAGVLSYSSFEYLKAAVLTKTKKNSLLPIESVSCGALAGAISASLTTPLDVVKTRLMTQMNKDVVDKAAAVMYSGVSATVKQILTEEGWVGFTRGMGPRVVHSACFSALGYFAFETARLAILHRYLRHKELRELDAAPT, encoded by the coding sequence ATGGAGGCAAATCTGTGTGCATCTCTAGGCCTCCCATCTCCAAACTCTCAAAATCACCACAACCCAGCAATCCAAACTGACTTCACTAACCTCTTCACTCAATTCTCCTCTCTTATATTGAttaaaaacccagaaaaaccgACCAAAACCCGCAATAAAACCACCCTCCCATTTGCCTCAAACTCCTTAAATTCCCAGATTTTCACACCAAAAAGCCCAAAATGGCTCCAATCCACCTCAAGAAACAGCCCCAAAGTCCAATCTTTAATGAAAAACCTCTCTGTTTTTGAGAGAGCACTTATAGGAGCAGGTGGCGGCGGCATAGCTGGTGCATTTACTTATGTGTGCCTGCACCCGCTTGATACAATTAAAACGAAGTTGCAAACGAAGGGTGCATCTcagatttataaaaatacacttgATGCTGTGGTTAAGACCTTTCAAGATAAAGGGATTTTGGGGTTTTATAGTGGTGTATCTGCTGTTATTGTGGGTTCTACTGCATCTTCAGCCGTGTATTTTGGTACTTGTGAGTTTGGTAAATCAATTTTGTCAAAATTTGAGAAGTACCCGTCTGTGCTCATCCCTCCAACTGCTGGTGCAATGGGCAATATTGTGTCATCAGCAATAATGGTGCCTAAAGAATTGATTACGCAGCAAATGCAAGCTGGTGCAAAGGGGAGATCTTGGGAAGTTTTGCtgagaattttggaaaaagATGGTATCTTGGGTCTTTATGCAGGGTATTCTGCTACTTTGTTAAGGAATTTGCCTGCTGGTGTGTTGAGTTATTCTTCATTCGAGTATTTAAAAGCTGCTGTTTTGACTAAGACTAAAAAGAACAGTTTGCTGCCAATTGAAAGTGTGAGCTGTGGGGCACTGGCTGGGGCTATTTCAGCGTCTTTAACCACGCCACTTGATGTGGTTAAGACCAGGTTGATGACCCAAATGAACAAGGACGTTGTGGATAAGGCTGCAGCTGTAATGTATAGTGGTGTTTCGGCGACAGTGAAGCAGATTTTGACGGAGGAAGGTTGGGTGGGTTTTACTAGGGGAATGGGTCCTAGAGTGGTTCATAGTGCTTGCTTTTCGGCTTTGGGATACTTTGCTTTTGAGACGGCAAGGCTTGCTATCCTGCATCGGTACTTGAGGCACAAGGAGTTGCGCGAGTTGGATGCTGCTCCTACTTGA
- the LOC118029266 gene encoding U-box domain-containing protein 28: protein MPRKQRRYPLTPSSPTNPLFPLLQSLPLSFFFSKEKKMGRDELCITVPSLFHCPISLDVMNSPVSLCTGVSYDRSSIQHWLDSGHDTCPATMQVLSSKDFVPNLTLRRLINLWTSSNSSPSTAEFEEKVMAWIEEINNAKPERCLDSIVEFASRGEVNRSLLASFDGFLETIVGVLSINGMQIRVLESVVRILSLILLENGVKEKLHKLILKSSSNSSCIPSFISILQNGSLESKIACFTVLESVTTNNESKRFIAGVENNFLPVIIHLIKIDNDNQELHDVVLSFLIAVSVTRSIKSQLVQLGIVEVLSNMMSSKNAAISVVEKSLKILSIVCTCADGQSALSGDQKCAGAIVERLMKVSKTATEDAVVVLWSMCCLFRDEKVVEKVARSNGVTKVLLVMQSEVGEGNCVRRMCGDLIKVLRRGCKNVGGFSGAVSYETKTTHIMPC, encoded by the coding sequence ATGCCAAGAAAACAACGACGTTACCCTTTGACTCCTTCTTCCCCTACAAATCCCCTCTTCCCTCTCCTCCAATCTTtgcctctctctttctttttctctaaagaaaaaaaaatggggagAGACGAACTCTGCATAACCGTACCAAGTCTTTTTCACTGTCCGATTTCTCTCGACGTAATGAACTCTCCCGTGAGTCTCTGCACCGGCGTCTCATACGATCGCTCCAGTATCCAACACTGGCTCGACTCCGGTCACGACACCTGTCCTGCCACCATGCAAGTCCTCTCCTCCAAGGACTTTGTTCCTAACCTCACTCTCCGCCGCCTTATCAACCTCTGGACCTCCTCGAACTCCTCTCCCTCtactgcagaatttgaagagaAGGTTATGGCTTGGATTGAAGAAATTAACAACGCAAAACCCGAGAGGTGTTTGGATTCGATTGTGGAATTTGCTAGTCGTGGAGAGGTGAACCGAAGTCTTTTGGCAagttttgatggttttttgGAGACTATCGTTGGTGTTTTGAGCATAAATGGCATGCAAATTCGTGTTTTGGAGTCGGTTGTCAGGATCTTAAGTTTAATTTTGCTTGAAAACggagtcaaagaaaaattgcaCAAACTAATCCTCAAATCATCTTCGAACTCGAGTTGTATACCTTCATTTATTTCTATTCTGCAAAATGGGAGTTTAGAGTCCAAGATTGCATGCTTCACTGTTTTAGAATCAGTCACTACAAACAACGAATCAAAGCGATTCATTGCAGGAGTGGAGAACAACTTCTTGCCTGTTATAATTCATCTCATCAAAATAGATAACGACAACCAAGAGTTACACGACGTGGTTTTATCGTTCTTGATTGCGGTTTCTGTGACTCGCTCCATCAAGTCTCAGCTGGTTCAACTCGGAATCGTCGAAGTTTTATCTAACATGATGTCGAGCAAAAACGCTGCCATTTCTGTTGTGGAGAAGTCACTGAAGATATTGTCAATAGTTTGCACATGTGCGGATGGACAGTCAGCGCTAAGCGGTGACCAGAAGTGTGCGGGGGCAATAGTGGAGAGACTAATGAAGGTCTCAAAAACGGCAACGGAGGATGCCGTGGTGGTGCTGTGGAGCATGTGTTGTTTGTTCAGGGATGAGAAGGTGGTGGAGAAAGTGGCGAGGAGCAACGGAGTGACAAAAGTATTGCTGGTTATGCAAAGTGAAGTAGGGGAAGGGAATTGTGTAAGGAGGATGTGTGGTGACTTGATCAAGGTTTTGAGACGTGGGTGTAAGAATGTTGGTGGATTTAGTGGGGCGGTGAGCTATGAGACCAAAACTACACATATCATGCCTTGTTAA